A stretch of DNA from Methylobacterium sp. CB376:
CCTTCAGGATGTGAATGAAAGTGCTCGCTCATCGGCCGTCTATATATTAGATCATCAGGGAGTCACTCTCGCATCGAGCAATTGGAATGACGATATCAGTTTCGTTGGTGTAAAATTGGATTATAGGCCGTATTTCCTGGAAGCTCTGAAGTCCGCCCACGGCCGTTTCTATGGAATAGGGACCACCAGCGGCATTCCTGGCTATTTTAGGTCCAGCCCGATTATCCACGACGGCCGTCTACTTGGTGTGATGGCGCTCAAGATCAGCATAGAACAGCTTGAGGGCGCGTGGGAGGAGGGTCGTACGAAGAGTCGCGAGATTGTAGCGGTTGCCGACAAGAACGGCATCATCTTTCTCTCGTCACGAAACTCTTGGAAGTATAAGACCACTAAATCTCTCGATCCTCCGGCCCTGGAGCAAATTCGCGCTTCCCGGCAGTACGACGGTGCAGGTTTGAAGCCGCTTGAATTGGTTGTAGTTCGGTCTACCGGATCCGCTCCTATTATAAGATTTAATGAGGATATGCCGGATCGGTACTCCGGATCGTCCAGCAGGAAGTTTCTGGAACAGATACGGTCGGTTGATTCTGCGGGTTGGCGCATCTTGTTGTTCTCCGACCTTGAGCCTCAAAGGCGGTTTGCCCTTAGCGTTGCCATCGCATGTGGTCTTGCAATCGGAGCGGCGATCTTTCTAACACTTTATCTTCATCAACGCTGGCGCGCGCTCAATGCGGCTGCCACTGCGAAGGAAGCGCTGCAGGTCGCGCACGACAGACTCGAGCAGGATGTGGCGGATCGTACTGCCGATCTCGTCCAAACCAATCAGCAGCTCCACCGAGAGATCGTGGAGCGCAATAGAACCGAAGTTGTACTCCGCGAAGCGCAGGCTGGACTTGTGCATGCTGAGAAGCTGGCCGCTCTCGGGCAGATGTCCGCCGGCATTGCGCATGAGTTGAACCAGCCGCTCACGGCTGTACGGACCCTGTCCGACAACGCGAAGGTACTCCTTGAGCGAAACCGACTTCAGGCGGCGACAGCCAATCTTTCGAAGATATCCGAGCTGTCTGAGCATATGGGGCAAATTGTTGCGCACTGGAAAAGAGTCGCGCGGAAATCGGAGCCGATTACAGGCATTGTTTCTGCCAGACAGTCGATTTCGAATGCTTTATTGATTGTCGATCGCTCAATGAAATTGAAAGAAATCAATATTGTGACGAAAATTCCGTCTGAAGATGTCATCTTAAAGTGCGACCCTAACCGCCTAGAACAGGTAATCATCAATCTTTTCAGCAACGCCGTCGACGCCGTTGCGAACGTCCATCATCCCGAGATCGTTGTAAGCGTAAGCCGTCATCAAGATCGAGGTGCTATTTGCGTCCACGACAACGGACCGGGAATATCCGACTCCGTGATGCCTCACCTGTTCGAGCCCTTTTTTACCACAAAAGAAGCTGGATCCGGCCTTGGGCTCGGACTCGCTATTTCAGCCGATATCGTGGCTGCAATGGGTGGAACCATTCATGCCCATGATCGGCCAGAGGGCGGAGCCGAGTTCATTCTTGATCTGCCCCTTGCACCTCCGGAGGCGCATCATGGCTGACGCCATCAAGGTGATTGTTATCGAGGACGACCCCGCGGTCCGCGCTGGGATCGAACAGGCGCTCGATCTGGCTGGCTTCGATGTGCGATCCTTCGGATCGGCAGAATGGGTTCGAAGCCATCTTCCCGGCGGTTTCGCTGGGGTCGTGGTTACGGATGTCAAGCTTCCCGGAATGGATGGTCTGCAACTCCTGAAACACCTCCGTGACTTGGATCCCAAGCTGCCGGTGATCGTGATCACCGGCCATGGTGACATCTCCATGGCGGTCCAGGCGATGCGGGACGGCGCTTACGATTTTATCACGAAACCGTTCGCTTCGGAGCAACTCGTCGGCGTTGTGCGGCGTGCGGTTGAGAATCGCAACCTGACTCTGCAAGTTGCCCACCTTCAGAAAAAGCTCGTTCGGCAAGCGGTCGAGGCCGTTCTGATCGGCCAGTCCCCAGGGATCGAGAAGGTTCGGCGGATCATCAGTGACGTCGCAGCCACTCAGGCGAGCGTGCTTATCAATGGTGAGACCGGAACCGGAAAAGAACTGGTCGCCCGCTGCCTGCATGAACAGGGTAGCAGCAGCAGCGGCCATTTTGTTGCGCTGAATTGTGGAGGGTTGCCGGAGCAGCTGTTTGAAAGCGAAATGTTTGGGCACGAAGCTGGGGCATTTACCGGGGCTGCGAAGCGTCGGGTAGGTAAAATTGAGCACGCGCACAACGGCACTCTTTTTCTCGACGAGATAGAAAGCATGCCGTGCAATTTGCAAGTAAAACTTCTTCGTGTTTTACAAGAACAGACCCTTGAGCGCCTTGGATCAAACGCACAAGTGCCTGTCAATTGCCGTGTCGTAGCGGCCACAAAAGATGACCTTCTTTCTCTCAGCGAGCAAAATCGGTTCCGTTCGGATTTGTACTACCGACTCAACGTTGTCCCGATTGATCTTCCGCCTCTTCGAGAACGACGTGAAGATATACCGCTTCTATTTGAGCATTTGACGCTACTCTCTGCCCTTCGTTTCGGCCGTGAAGCACCTGTGCCATCGGCCGGATTTGTGCGGCAGCTTCTAGCCCATTCCTGGCCTGGCAATGTTCGCGAGCTTTCCAATGTCGCGAGCCGCTTTGTACTAGGCATGAATGGAGCCGAAAGAGTCGGAAGTCTGGGAAGTCCAAACATAAAGAACTCGTTAACGGACCACGTTGACCAATTTGAGAGAAGTCTTATCCAAGACGAACTCAAAAGGCAAAATGGCTGTGTCGCCACGGCAAGTCAAGCACTTGGTATTCCAAAGAAACCGCTTTATGGTAAGTTGCGCAGGTATCAGCTGAACCTTGATCATAAAGTATGGTGCGGGTCAGACCGCTGACGCCGAGGATCAATTTTGTACCGTTCGCATTTGCGCGCGAGCTGCTCTTGCCAAGAGGAAGGCAAGCTGACGATCTGATATCGCCGCGCTTACAAGCTAATCTATTGCAGGTGAGGGGTTAGGCGCTGAGGGACTTGATGCGGCCGGACTCCGCCGCGAGCGCATTCCAGGCGCTTGAATGTGCGGAGTGATCGACGTGTGAAGACGAATGAGCCTAGCTGCCGAGGAGAGAAGAGTGAGCCATGCTTCCAAGGTACGCAGCGATGTCGGCGCCCAGACGCCAAGGGGGTCAACGATGAAACCAGGTGACGATACGAACCCGGGAGCCCCTGGGTCGGGTGAGCGGTGATGGCGGAGGTAGAAAATGATCATGAACTTCGACGCGCTCGTCCTCTCACGCATCCAGTTCGCGTTCACCATCTCCTTTCACATCATCTTCCCGGCCTTCACCATCGGTCTCGCAAGCTGGCTCGCCCGGCTGGAGTTCGAGTGGCTGCGCACCGGCAACCCTCAGTACAAAAATCTCTACAAGTTCTGGGTGAAGGTCTTCGCGGTCTCCTTCGGTCTCGGCGTCGTCTCCGGCATCGTGATGAGCTACCAGCTTGGCACCAACTGGTCGCGCTATTCCGAGTTCACCGGCAACATCTTAGGTCCCTTGATCGCCTACGAGGTGATCACCGCCTTCTGCCTGGAGGCGGGGTTTCTAGGCATCATGCTGTTCGGCTGGGATCGCGTCGGCGACCGGCTGCACTTCTTCGCAACCTGCATGGTGGCCCTCGGAACTCTGATCTCGGCCTTCTGGATCCTGTCGGCAAACTCCTGGATGCAGACGCCCGACGGCTTTCGCGTCGAGAACGGCCTCGCCCTGCCGGTTGACTGGTGGAAGATTATCTTCAACCCATCGTTCCCGCTGCGCTACGCCCATATGGTCATGGGGTGCTATCTCACCACGGCGTTCGCAGTTGCGGGCATGTCGGCTTGGATGCTGTTGCGCCACCCGCATGATGCGCCCGAGGCCAAGCTCGCGGGCGCGCGCCGCGCGCTCTCGATGGCGCTTTGGTTTGCCACGATCGTGACGCCGATCCAGATCTTCGTCGGCGATATGCACGGCCTGGGTGTTCTCAAGTATCAACCGACCAAGCTGGCAGCGATCGAGGGCAACTGGGAGCGGCGGGCCAACATGCCGCTGCGATTGTTCGCGATCCCCGACCAGAACGCCGAGACTAACCATTACGAGATCAGCATCCCGAAGATCGGCAGCTACATCCTGACCCATGAGTTCGGCGGCGAGGTACCCGGCCTGAAAGACGTGCCGCCGGATCAGCGCCCACCCGTGCTGCCGGTATTTTTTGTCTTCCGGGGCATGCTTGCCATCGGATTTGCCATGCTGGGCCTGAGCCTGTGGCATCTCTACCTGCGCTGGAAAGGGGGGCTCTTCACCGACCGGCTGTTCCTCAACGCAGCAATGATGATGACGCCCTCGGGCTTCGGCGCCGTTCTGCTCGGCTGGTTCACCGCCGAGATCGGCCGGCAGCCCTACCTCGTGTATGGGCAATTGCGCACGGCCGATGCCGTATCGCCGGTTACGACGGGTGCGGTCACCATCTCGCTTATGACTTTCCTCATCGTCTACTCGATCGTGTTCGGCTGCGGGAGCTACTACCTCGCCAAGCTCCTGCGGAAAGGACCTGATCCAGTCGAGGAGATCCCGGGAGCCGAGAGCCTGGCCAAGAAGCCGAAGCGGCCGTTGTCGCTACCCGACGAGAGACTCGACGGAGGACCAAGGCGCAAAGCTCCCCAACCCGCCGAATAAGGAGAGCCCACATGTTCGGCTTCGGAACGGAATATGTCGGCTGGGCCTTTTGGCTGCCCCTGCTCTGGGCGGTGATCCTTGGGGTCGCGATCACCATGTACGTGGTGGTCGACGGCTTCGATCTCGGCATCGGTATCATGTTCACCAGGGCCGAGAACGACAATTGGCGCGACCGGATGATGTTCTCGGTCGCGCCGATCTGGGATGGCAACGAAACTTGGCTGATCCTTGGCGGCGCCGGCCTGTTCTGCGTCTTCTCGGTCGCCTATGCGATCCTGATGCCGGCGCTCTACATTCCGATGCTGATTATGCTGATCGCTTTGGTCTTCCGGGGCATCGCCTTCGAGTTCCGCTTCAAGGCGGATACATCCAAGCGTATCTGGGACTACGCCTTCCACTACGGCTCCCTGCTGGCGACCTTTGCGCAAGGGATCGTGCTCGGCGCATTCGTGCAGGGCTTCGAGGTAGGCGGACGGCAGTTCGCTGGCGGCACCTGGGACTGGCTGACCCCGTTCAGTCTAGCGACCGGAGTCGGCCTCGTCTGCGGTTATGGCCTCTTGGGCGCGACGTGGTGTGTGATGAAGACCACGGGTGCCTTAGAGATCTGGGCCCGGCGTAAATCTGAGCAATTCCTCGTCGCCACAATCGTCATGATGGCGATCGTGAGCGCCTGGGTGCCGTTTCTTGGCCGGCAGATCGAAGCACGCTGGTTCTCTTGGCCCAGCATCCTCGCTCTGGTCCCGGTTCCACTGTTGACGGCGTTCGTTGCATATATGATTTATCGGTCGGTCAACGACGGTCATCATACCGCGCCGTTCTTACTCTCCATTGTGATGTTCCTGCTCGGGTTCCTGGGGTTGGTCATCAGCTTGTTCCCCTACATCGTGCCGCCTTCCATAACGATCTGGCAGGCTGCGAATACGGTGGACTCGCAAATGTTCGCCCTGATCGGCTATGCCTTCGCTTTGCCGATCACCTTCGCATACACGGCTTATGCATACTACGTGTTCCGTGGCAAAGTCGCAAAGGAGATCGCGGGCGGTGGGTACGGATAGCGGGAGACAGCCGCACCGCCGGCCCGCATCGAACCGCAGCCTCACTCGCGCGGAGGGTGGGTCAGTGTCTTAGACGCGGTACGGCAAAATTCAAAAGCATCAGCTTGTTCTTGAAGATTACAACAAGTAGATCGTCAGGAACAAGGCCGCGGTTGCTTCAGAGCACGCAAGGAGTCTCATGGCCGTCGTTCTCGATCTCCTCAACACGGACATCCGCCCGCGCCACCCTGAGAAGGCGCATCGGCCCGACCAGCCCGTCCAGCGTAAGCCCGACTGGATCCGGGTGCGGGCGCCGGGTTCGCCCAAATGGGCCGAGACGAACCGCATCGTGCGCGAGAACAAGCTCGTGACGGTATGCGAGGAGGCGGGCTGTCCCAATATCGGCGAGTGCTGGGAGAAGAAGCACGCCACCTTGATGATCTCGGGGGACACCTGCACCCGTGCGTGCGCCTTCTGCAACGTCAAGACCGGCCTGCCCGGCGCGCTTGATCCGCACGAGGCTGACAGCGTCGCCCAAGCGGTGGAAAAGCTCGGGCTCGCCCACGTCGTCATCACGTCGGTGGACCGGGACGATCTGCCGGACGGCGGCGCGGGGCACTTCGCCCAAGTCATCCGGGCGATCCGTGCCCGCTCGCCTGAGACCACGATCGAGGTGCTGACGCCGGACTTCCTGCGAAAAACAGAAGCCCTGGAGGTCGTGGCCGCGGCCCGGCCCGACGTGTTCAATCACAACCTCGAAACGGTGCCGTCCAAATATCTGACCGTGCGGCCCGGGGCGCGCTACTTCCACTCCATCCGCCTGCTCCAGCGCGTGAAGGAACTCGACCCGACGATCTTCACCAAGTCTGGCATAATGGTCGGCCTCGGCGAAGAGCGCAACGAGGTGCTTCAGCTCATGGATGACCTGCGCTCGGCCGATGTCGATTTCCTGACCATCGGCCAGTACCTGCAGCCGACGAAGAAGCACCATCCGGTGATGCGCTTCGTGCCGCCCGACGAGTTCCGGGCCTACGAGACCACGGCCTACGCCAAGGGCTTCCTGCTTGTTTCGGCGACGCCGCTGACCCGCTCTTCGCACCACGCCGGAGAATATTTTGCGCGACTCAACGCAGCGCGCATCACACGTCTATCGGTGGCCGCAAAACAAAGCCAACTGTCAGAGTAGAGGTAGCGGAGGATCTTATGCGACACATATGCCGGCTCGTCTGTGTTCTGGCTGCTATGCTCCTTTCTACGGGGGTAGCTTTTCCTGCTGATCCCAATTGGCCTGCCACTCTGGTCATTGGGACGGCATCGCCGGGCGGAACGTACTTTACTTATGGCGAGGGTTTGGCAAAGATCCTGACC
This window harbors:
- a CDS encoding sensor histidine kinase, whose protein sequence is MRSRLAKGLYTRVLAWAAICILSATIVFGVKDGVERSAIRQLQAEGERRLDIYVQSLNGELGRYDYLPTVIALNANVTAMLQNPDDQELRKKVNEYLQDVNESARSSAVYILDHQGVTLASSNWNDDISFVGVKLDYRPYFLEALKSAHGRFYGIGTTSGIPGYFRSSPIIHDGRLLGVMALKISIEQLEGAWEEGRTKSREIVAVADKNGIIFLSSRNSWKYKTTKSLDPPALEQIRASRQYDGAGLKPLELVVVRSTGSAPIIRFNEDMPDRYSGSSSRKFLEQIRSVDSAGWRILLFSDLEPQRRFALSVAIACGLAIGAAIFLTLYLHQRWRALNAAATAKEALQVAHDRLEQDVADRTADLVQTNQQLHREIVERNRTEVVLREAQAGLVHAEKLAALGQMSAGIAHELNQPLTAVRTLSDNAKVLLERNRLQAATANLSKISELSEHMGQIVAHWKRVARKSEPITGIVSARQSISNALLIVDRSMKLKEINIVTKIPSEDVILKCDPNRLEQVIINLFSNAVDAVANVHHPEIVVSVSRHQDRGAICVHDNGPGISDSVMPHLFEPFFTTKEAGSGLGLGLAISADIVAAMGGTIHAHDRPEGGAEFILDLPLAPPEAHHG
- a CDS encoding sigma-54-dependent transcriptional regulator, with the translated sequence MADAIKVIVIEDDPAVRAGIEQALDLAGFDVRSFGSAEWVRSHLPGGFAGVVVTDVKLPGMDGLQLLKHLRDLDPKLPVIVITGHGDISMAVQAMRDGAYDFITKPFASEQLVGVVRRAVENRNLTLQVAHLQKKLVRQAVEAVLIGQSPGIEKVRRIISDVAATQASVLINGETGTGKELVARCLHEQGSSSSGHFVALNCGGLPEQLFESEMFGHEAGAFTGAAKRRVGKIEHAHNGTLFLDEIESMPCNLQVKLLRVLQEQTLERLGSNAQVPVNCRVVAATKDDLLSLSEQNRFRSDLYYRLNVVPIDLPPLRERREDIPLLFEHLTLLSALRFGREAPVPSAGFVRQLLAHSWPGNVRELSNVASRFVLGMNGAERVGSLGSPNIKNSLTDHVDQFERSLIQDELKRQNGCVATASQALGIPKKPLYGKLRRYQLNLDHKVWCGSDR
- the cydB gene encoding cytochrome d ubiquinol oxidase subunit II, which produces MFGFGTEYVGWAFWLPLLWAVILGVAITMYVVVDGFDLGIGIMFTRAENDNWRDRMMFSVAPIWDGNETWLILGGAGLFCVFSVAYAILMPALYIPMLIMLIALVFRGIAFEFRFKADTSKRIWDYAFHYGSLLATFAQGIVLGAFVQGFEVGGRQFAGGTWDWLTPFSLATGVGLVCGYGLLGATWCVMKTTGALEIWARRKSEQFLVATIVMMAIVSAWVPFLGRQIEARWFSWPSILALVPVPLLTAFVAYMIYRSVNDGHHTAPFLLSIVMFLLGFLGLVISLFPYIVPPSITIWQAANTVDSQMFALIGYAFALPITFAYTAYAYYVFRGKVAKEIAGGGYG
- a CDS encoding cytochrome ubiquinol oxidase subunit I, with the translated sequence MNFDALVLSRIQFAFTISFHIIFPAFTIGLASWLARLEFEWLRTGNPQYKNLYKFWVKVFAVSFGLGVVSGIVMSYQLGTNWSRYSEFTGNILGPLIAYEVITAFCLEAGFLGIMLFGWDRVGDRLHFFATCMVALGTLISAFWILSANSWMQTPDGFRVENGLALPVDWWKIIFNPSFPLRYAHMVMGCYLTTAFAVAGMSAWMLLRHPHDAPEAKLAGARRALSMALWFATIVTPIQIFVGDMHGLGVLKYQPTKLAAIEGNWERRANMPLRLFAIPDQNAETNHYEISIPKIGSYILTHEFGGEVPGLKDVPPDQRPPVLPVFFVFRGMLAIGFAMLGLSLWHLYLRWKGGLFTDRLFLNAAMMMTPSGFGAVLLGWFTAEIGRQPYLVYGQLRTADAVSPVTTGAVTISLMTFLIVYSIVFGCGSYYLAKLLRKGPDPVEEIPGAESLAKKPKRPLSLPDERLDGGPRRKAPQPAE
- the lipA gene encoding lipoyl synthase; amino-acid sequence: MAVVLDLLNTDIRPRHPEKAHRPDQPVQRKPDWIRVRAPGSPKWAETNRIVRENKLVTVCEEAGCPNIGECWEKKHATLMISGDTCTRACAFCNVKTGLPGALDPHEADSVAQAVEKLGLAHVVITSVDRDDLPDGGAGHFAQVIRAIRARSPETTIEVLTPDFLRKTEALEVVAAARPDVFNHNLETVPSKYLTVRPGARYFHSIRLLQRVKELDPTIFTKSGIMVGLGEERNEVLQLMDDLRSADVDFLTIGQYLQPTKKHHPVMRFVPPDEFRAYETTAYAKGFLLVSATPLTRSSHHAGEYFARLNAARITRLSVAAKQSQLSE